The segment ATTTTGGCCACCAGACGGCTAAAGTCGGTCGGCTCGGTTTCGGTCGCGATGCACACCTTCGGCTGGGAGGAGATCTGCGGCGCCATGTCCTGAAAGTAGTCTACCTCCGGCTGCGGCTCGGTCGGGGACGGCGGCTGGGCCAGCGTTTCCCTGTACCGCTCGATGTGCTCCTCGACCGTGCGGGGCGAATCGTCCCACGAGTTCCAGTCCTTCTCGGGGACGTTTTTGCCGCCGGCTGTGGTGCGGCCACCGGCCGGATACCGGTCGACGCTGACCGCGCTCAGCACCT is part of the Anopheles gambiae chromosome X, idAnoGambNW_F1_1, whole genome shotgun sequence genome and harbors:
- the LOC1270462 gene encoding receptor-binding cancer antigen expressed on SiSo cells, whose translation is MITELVMNRIRQLLLAIVGVLKRAMCCFARRRKLSASECEVLSAVSVDRYPAGGRTTAGGKNVPEKDWNSWDDSPRTVEEHIERYRETLAQPPSPTEPQPEVDYFQDMAPQISSQPKVCIATETEPTDFSRLVAKIDIPVVNELEDWNEGERSGWDDADETTTKQLIRETRKELRAQRHQQNRHQLESSYA